ATGATGCGCTCATCATTGGGGATGAACCCTGAAAGGACGTTGAGGAAAGTGGTCTTACCTGAGCCTGTCCCTCCCGATATAACGATGTTGAGTCTTGCTATGACGCAGGCTTTGAGGAATTCCATAACTTCGGGGGTTACGGTGCCCAGTTCAATGAGTTTTTCTACGGTGAAGGGTATTTTGGCAAATTTTCGGATGGTCAGAACTGGCCCTATAAGAGAAAGAGGAGGAATTATGACGTTTACACGGGAACCATCTGGGAGGCGCGCATCCATATAAGGGCAGCTTTCGTCCACCCTTCTTCCCAAGGGGGCCAGGATTCGGTCTATTATTCGCATGAGGTGATCGCTGTCTCTGAAGGTTATATTGGTTTTCTCAATTTTCCCATCCCGTTCAATGTAAACCTTATAAGGCCCATTGACCATGACCTCGTTTATGGTGTCATCGTTAAGGAGCGGCTGGATTGGCCCGTAGCCCAAGATTTCATCCATCAACTGGTTGAAAAGGCGGTCCCTTTCAATGCGGCTGAGGAAAATATGCTCCTCAGCCAAAACATCGTTCAAAATCTGGTCCACTTTCCTGCGGATTTCTGCCTCGTTGATTTCAACTTTACTCAGGTCTATTTCCGAAATGAGCCTGTCCTGCACTCTCTGGAAGATGTATGTAAATTTGTCCATTTCAGTGGTGACAGGAGGCCGAGCGAATTTTTTAGGCTCCGCAGGTTTTTCCTGCTCCATCCTTTCAAGCCTTTTAAGAAGCGACATAGTCTCCTCCCTTTTGC
This genomic window from Anaerolineae bacterium contains:
- a CDS encoding CpaF family protein codes for the protein MSLLKRLERMEQEKPAEPKKFARPPVTTEMDKFTYIFQRVQDRLISEIDLSKVEINEAEIRRKVDQILNDVLAEEHIFLSRIERDRLFNQLMDEILGYGPIQPLLNDDTINEVMVNGPYKVYIERDGKIEKTNITFRDSDHLMRIIDRILAPLGRRVDESCPYMDARLPDGSRVNVIIPPLSLIGPVLTIRKFAKIPFTVEKLIELGTVTPEVMEFLKACVIARLNIVISGGTGSGKTTFLNVLSGFIPNDERIITIENAAELQLRQEHVVTLETRPPNIEGKGEVTMRDLVINALRMRPDRIIVGEVRGGEALDMLQAMNTGHDGSLTTLHANSPRDALSRIETMVLMAGVEIPIKAIRQQVASALDLIIHMERMKDGSRKVVQVTEVQGMEGDTIVLQDIFVFEQQGIENGRIIGRLRPTGVRPKFMEKIEAAGIYLPPEIFGVKVGIRR